AAATAATCATTTCTGTTTTAGATAACATTATATCTTGATTATCTTTACTAATAACATCTTTCGTTAGGTCCAAAGTGGCTGCTTGCCAGTCTAAATTTCTTTTTTCTTCCGTATTAAATTCGTAAACTCTACGATAAATAGCTTGTAACTTAGCAATAAGCACATTTGTATTGAATGGTTTTTGAACATAGTCATCCGCACCAAGTTCCATCCCCATCACTTGGTCCATTGGGCTATCTCTGGAAGATAAGAATAATATAGGAACATTGGATGATTGTCGGATTTTTCTTGTCCAATGAAAGCCATCATATTTAGGTAATTGGATATCCATTATGATAATTTTAGGCATAACATTGTTAAATGATGCCACTACATCTGAAAAATCTTCCACACCTTCAACTTCAAAATCCCATTGTTCTAGCTCTTTACTCAATTCATTGAATAACGTTTTATCATCTTCTACTAATAATATCTTCACACTACATGCCTCCAATAATTATTTAGTGTATTTCATATTTTCTCCTAAACGTATATGTTCTTGAAAGTTTTTAATGCGACAATTGACGTCAAAGCCACGTAGCATTAATTTTTGGAATGGTGCTTGTGACATATAGTAAATAGGCCATATCACTTTCGGAATGTAATCATAGAGATGCACCATTACTTTCGAAGTACCTTTCAACAATCTAAATTCTAACTTACCTTGCTTTTGGATATTAGGCTTCGTCAAGCTACCACCTACTAAATGCATAGTTATAATATCGTCGGTAGTTTGTACTTTATGTAATACTAATAATGGTTTTTCTTTACGCTTTAGATATATTAAAAAATTATCTCCTTGGATGTAACTATGGATCACCGTACCTTTCGTTTCATTTAACCATGACATATATTCATTTATCATGTGTTCCAATGACCAATTAACTGGCAATTGCATATTCATTGCGGTACGTACATCATCATATTTAGAAACTTGTAATTCAACAGATACATTAGGACGGAATATTTTATTTTCAGTTTCTTCTACTTTAACATCATATGCCGATAATCTTTCTACTGTTTCACGATCAAAACGACTTCCACCTATATAAATAATTTTAGCTACCTTGTTAATCGCAGCGGCACGCCCAAAATTATCCGCAGCAATA
The genomic region above belongs to Staphylococcus durrellii and contains:
- a CDS encoding response regulator transcription factor, whose translation is MKILLVEDDKTLFNELSKELEQWDFEVEGVEDFSDVVASFNNVMPKIIIMDIQLPKYDGFHWTRKIRQSSNVPILFLSSRDSPMDQVMGMELGADDYVQKPFNTNVLIAKLQAIYRRVYEFNTEEKRNLDWQAATLDLTKDVISKDNQDIMLSKTEMIILEMLVRKQNQIVTRDTIITALWDDEAFVSDNTLTVNVNRLRKKLKDINMDNEIETKVGRGYLAHG
- a CDS encoding Rossmann-fold NAD(P)-binding domain-containing protein, whose translation is MKPKVLLAGVTGYIGKNLIASIKTEAQLYTLSKYPKEKEVQEVVWLKKDIYNYQEVVSAMEGMDIAIYYLDPTKHSAKLTDATARDLNIIAADNFGRAAAINKVAKIIYIGGSRFDRETVERLSAYDVKVEETENKIFRPNVSVELQVSKYDDVRTAMNMQLPVNWSLEHMINEYMSWLNETKGTVIHSYIQGDNFLIYLKRKEKPLLVLHKVQTTDDIITMHLVGGSLTKPNIQKQGKLEFRLLKGTSKVMVHLYDYIPKVIWPIYYMSQAPFQKLMLRGFDVNCRIKNFQEHIRLGENMKYTK